One Salvia splendens isolate huo1 chromosome 12, SspV2, whole genome shotgun sequence genomic window carries:
- the LOC121757678 gene encoding uncharacterized protein LOC121757678 — MPPRRQAGRPRRYAQVPEQIPRRDQAGGAGAQPPPPPPPPPAVPERRVEETFLKQNPPVFNGLGNPAAAETWVRAIERIFDFFQCTGRERLSCVKFQLVESADFWWEARRKVMTREQLEHLTWEEFKNELYGKYIPKSYRKAKEVEFYSLKQGKMTVTEYDRLFCDMSRYAPELVDTDEKMAEKFCTGLRSEIRMALASHGGLSYVESLGRALDIEAAMPKERPTTHVTTAPPPPQQRFLREKRKWEGDRVPTDAKQPQFAPKPQ; from the coding sequence atgcctcccaGAAGACAAGCAGGCAGGCCGAGAAGGTACGCGCAAGTACCAGAGCAGATACCTAGGAGAGACCAGGCTGGGGGAGCAGGAGCACAAccgccacctcctccaccaccgcctcctgCAGTGCCGGAGAGGCGAGTGGAAGAAACATTTCTCAAACAGAACCCACCTGTGTTCAATGGTCTGGGGAATCCTGCTGCAGCAGAGACCTGGGTGCGTGCGATCGAGCGcatctttgatttttttcaGTGCACCGGCAGAGAGCGACTCTCATGTGTGAAGTTTCAGCTGGTTGAGTCCGCCGACTTCTGGTGGGAAGCTAGGCGAAAGGTTATGACTCGTGAACAGTTGGAGCACCTGACCTGGGAGGAGTTTAAGAATGAGCTGTACGGCAAGTACATCCCCAAGAGCTACCGCAAGGCCAAAGAGGTGGAGTTTTACAGTTTGAAACAGGGAAAGATGACAGTGACCGAGTACGATAGGTTATTCTGTGACATGTCACGCTATGCGCCTGAACTAGTAGACACGGACGAGAAAATGGCCGAAAAGTTTTGTACTGGCCTGAGATCGGAAATAAGAATGGCTCTGGCCAGTCATGGAGGTCTGTCTTATGTCGAGTCATTGGGCCGGGCCCTGgacattgaggcagctatgcccaaagagaggCCGACGACACATGTCACCACTGCTCCACCGCCGCCACAGCAGCGGTTCCTTCGAGAAAAGAGGAAATGGGAAGGAGACCGAGTCCCGACTGATGCTAAGCAACCACAGTTTGCCCCTAAGCCACAGTAG